The window tgttttctgttgaTGTTCACAGTTAAAAATCTTTAGGCTAACTGTGACAACGTTTCGCGCACTTACTGTAGCTAAACTcatttttctggataaattcaAACTAATTTAATTGGCTGCATTGAAGCTGCACTTCCACTAATATGTTAATAGCAGAGCTAAGTCTTaatttagcgctttagcattttGCTAGCTGAAACATTTAGCGTACTTAGCTTCCTCTAAATTAATCTTTGtggataaattctaaagcgctaatttacttgactgttttgtaaattttaagttgaataaagttcaacatttgtGTGCATTGCTGTAGTTCTGTACCCAGCATGCATTGCTGTTGTTCTGCAGTAAGCTTGTTAAAATCTAGTAAAACTCAACAACTACACAGCTGAACGAATCACTTCCTGAAGACCGAAGCTTACAGGTAGGAGTGTAATGACAACCTTTACTCTCTAGGGGGCGGTGTAACATTTTGCGTGATTGATCTTGTAATGACTTTGTTCAGTTATTTAGCAGTTGCagtaaaagttgttttatggTTTAGAACCAGAAATATTCCAGATGTAACACCAGGATGTAAATGCTTTAGACTGTAATGTTGTGATTCTAACGAGTTCTTTCTGTTTCCGACCAATCAAATCATCCGCTGACCTGCTGCTGCCTCAGCGCCTCTGGAGGTAAGGAACTGATCCGCTGGCCGTTAGCGTGGCTCTGTGGGGGCGACTAGCCGTGGTTGTAGATGGATGTAATGTAGCATGTTGAGCAGCGTGTGGCGTCCCGCAGCATGCGGTCAGTGAGGACGCGCTGGCGGGCGACGGGCGCTCCCTGCAGGGCGCCATCAGCAGCAGCACGCTGGGCTCCAGCAGCCTGGGCGAGCCGGACGGCGGCGAGGACGAGGCCGGCCGGCTGGACGACTTCCTCCTGGAGGACGAGCAGGTAGAGGACTTTGTCAGCTCCGTGCTGGCTGCCATCTCCTGCTGGCAACACACCGTCCAGGCCTTCCTTTCCTCTGCGGGGACGGTGAGGCTTTCTGCTGCCTGCGCCCGCTGCAGCTTCGTCACGGACGGCCGCCAtaactccagctgctgctgctgctgctgctcacactgcagaaacacaaaaccttacaaGTCCTAATATGTAACTTCCCAGCAacatataggagtttgttttaagtcaataattccttcgTATTGATGATAAAGTCCCAGTTCCACTGGCTGGTTGTTTCACTGATGACGTTTTCTCATGTTAACAGTGAAATAATCATCCAGTGGAACCAAAACTTTCACCAGAACTTTGACCTCAGACACTTGACTTGGTTTGCTCTtctggagttcctcagggcgcTAAGCTGCTCTAGGTTAGCCTGAATGCTAAAGGTTTGCATTCAGTTTGCTGCTTATTCCTCTTTTTCTGTTGTTATGCGTTTATTTCCCTGGCATGTTTTGCGAAAGCTGCTGTGCTGCTTCACCCTCCAAACAGTCAGACATTTATTTCCATCcgtaaaaatgagttttatggcttctgcagagtttaaaatgtgactgaaatgtgtttttacttgCAGGAGGCAGAGAAAAGTTGCAACGCCGCAACCAAAGAAAACGGTCAGCTCTCTGAAGACGAGCTGATCGGACCTGAACCGACACCTGAGCAGGTAAACTGCAGCTTCCAGGAACTATTCAGGAACTTTGCTTAACTAGACGACTCTGACTGTTGAGAACAACTTGGCACAAAGACTTGGTAACTTCAGAATGTCAGGGACTCGAATCATCAGCCTTTAATCATGTGGAACACCACAAACATCGTCCTGAGAGATCAGTTTATCGTTTTGaaggtttcttcttctctggtgtCTAGTCTGACTCTATCTGGTTAATGTTTGCTTTGGTTCTGTCTGAGTTGGTCCGTCTCCGTTGGTGTTCCTCACTAACGGGGCGTGAACATGTTTGGACCGGGGCACACAGGAACCGTGGTCGATGCTATAATGACGATGACGTCATTTTGCGTTTCCAGTTTCCCCAGTTGATGCTGGCTGTGCTCTTCCGCCACCGTTGACACAAAGGTTCGAATGCCAAAGTTTGATTACGTAATTATCGACGTGAGTCTCGACAGTTACTACGCTCTGGTCCTACATCGGTAACCATGCGGTTGTTGACTTAAATCTGGTGCCAATCAAATCGTAGCGTGTGAGCTGGGTCTGGGTTGTATCTTCCCTAATCTGGTTCCAAAACCTTCAGAGGTTCAGAGGAGCCGCACAAAGTCTGCAAATGGAGACGAATCTGAGAACCGGTCGACGACAGAATAAGTCTGATCAGTTGAGAAGGTTTGGCTCAAAGTTTGAGGGTCGATTCACATCCGGAATAAGTTTTTATCCAGGCATCAGTGGACTGGTACCAGCCTGATACGTTCCTCATGTTTTGACccatatctttttcttttcagtctcCAGATGCTTTGCCTCAAGAGAACCAGTTGGAAAAACCAGAGGACTCTGAACCAGAACCGTCCGCTGGTTCGGATCCTTCTGTAGTCCCTGAGGTTCCTCAGATGTCTGAAGATCTGCAGCCTGATGAAGATCCAGAGCCTGCTGAGCTACCGTCGTCTGTCACATTTGATTCTGACTCCAAGACCCTGAGCAGCGCCGAGTCctcagaggaggaggacgagagGGAGGCGGTGGATGACGAGTCCAGTTCTCCCAGTATCCTGCCGTCCTCTGTGCTGGACAAGGCCAGCGCCATCGCTCAGCACTTTAACAGCATCAAGAGAGGCAGCCTGGCCCAAGATGATGCCCGCTCCCTCGCCTGTCTGTCCCCTCGTTTACCCAGCAGGACCGGCAGCATGCTCAGCCTGAGGTCCGAGTCGGCCGACCGCCCGCTGCGCCTCAACAGCAACTCCTCCGATCCGCCCGAGGCGTTTGGCGGAGCGGACCTCAGTCTGATGTCCCCCAGAGACGACAGCCTCTTTGAGCCGGACCGCAGCGTGCGGCGGAGGCGGGACTCCACCCTGTCCAAGCAGGACCAGCTGCTCATCGGGAAAATCAAGAGCTACTACGAGAACGCCGAGAACCAGGACGCCTCGTTCGGCCTGCGGCGCAGGGAGAGCCTGACCTACATCCCATCAGGCCTGGTCCGGAGCTCCGTCAGCCGCTTCGACAGCATCCCCAGAGTAGAGACGGCCCAGTCCAATCCTCCTGCTTCAAACAGGCCTCAGGATCTGGATCCTCTGTCCACTGAACCGACTGAGACTAAGGACCGCTTGGTCTCCAGTCAGTCTTTGGATTCGTTGAGGTCCGATCTGTTGAGCGGTGACTGTGAAGAACCGCACAGGTTCCGGCCGACACACTATGATCTGTCAGAGGAAGAGTTCAGATCTTCATCGGAGATGATTAAGATCTGGCAGGCGATGGAGCGACAGATCTCCAGATCCCAAAGTGAAGACAGGGAATCCAGTAGATCCAGAGAGACTGTGAAACCCTCCATCTCCGCCGGCGTCAGCAGCTTAACCCGGACCAAGAGCTGCGACCCTGACCTGGGAAACTCCGACCTCAGCCCCGTCACAGAGGACTCGCTGCCAAAGACCAGAACCGCAGCGCTCAGCCGGGCCGGAAGTCAGACCAGCACCTCCAGATGCTTCGGGGAACAGACGGTGACGCTGCGAGCCACGGTTCCCCGGGTGGCGCAGCTGAGGGCGGAGGCCGGCGGCGACAAACCCACGGAGGAGACGGAGCAAACGGACGAGGTGGACAGAGCCGAGAGCAAAGTCCGTCTTCTGGCTCGTCGCTACAGCCAGCGGATCAGAACCTCCGGTCCGGTGGTTCGACAGCGGAGTCCGGCCGGCCCGTTCAACAGGAAGACTCTGGCTTGTGTGGTGGAGGAGAAGGAAGGCTCAGGTACGCCGTGTAGCTCTAATCCATTCATTagctccctctgctggtgaGTCAGGGTATGACATGGGTTTGGGGAAGCCATCTTGGATGATCTCCCCAGACGGTCCAGAGTCGATGAGCTGCTGGAACGACCTCCAGATAGTCACATTTGGTGTCCACCGTTACCTAGAAACCCCATCAGAgctccgcccgttacctagcaacggcTCCAATGTGTTTAGAGCTgttgctgtacaatggctgctggaaaaggcaaagtgttttgttgttgacttaacaTCCAGAAACCTCTTGCTGCATTCGTGCAGGagcctccacttctgcttttcaaagacgtgTGATTGTATAATtagcatctgtttgcagccgtttcacatgtgagtgtaaacgttgagtcggggcgtggccagcagcagctggatttaaagagacaggactCCCTGAACAGGTTTTGTTTAGGCCGTGGATCAGATTAATTCTCATGTTGGTTCTGTTCTcctgtgtttcctgttttgcaGCTCAGAGTATCTGGGCTGTTTTTGATGGTTTTGGTCGGTTCTGTCCTCTAAACTCTGGTTTCGGTCCGTTCTCTGCAGGGAAGCCCAGCCTGACTCTGCCTCTGGGTCCTAAGGTCCAGTCCAAGTCTCTGCCGCTGAGCCCGGTGGACCCGGTCCAGAACCCGGACGCCGGTGCTCCAGACCACGCCCCTCTCAGCCCGCCGCCCACCGAGGGCTTCAGCTGGCCCGACGTGCGGAAACTCCGCTCCAGATACTCCAGCGGCGGCggccggaaccagaaccggcccATGAGCCGCAGCAGCACCATCCCGGACCGCATGTTGGACGGCGGCCTCAGGAGGCACTCCAGCGGATCTCCTGGTCATCTCCATGACGACGGCGCGCCATCAGGCCAACCCCGCGGCGGGCAGGTCGCGGCGCGGGACGAGCGATCCAGACGGCTCCACAGGGCCAACTCTCTGGACCCGCGGCTCAGCCTGCAGCAGCTGGGCGATCTGCAGTGGATCCGGCAGGCTCGCAGCCCCGTGGACGACGGTTACTACATCGCCGCCGAGGCGCCGCTCACAGACGACCCGGAACACAAGATCATCATCGTGGAGAAGCTTCCAGAACCCGGAAACAGGGAACCGGTAGAGGACGATGGATACGTCCAGATCCGCTCGCCGACCAGCCG is drawn from Xiphophorus hellerii strain 12219 chromosome 15, Xiphophorus_hellerii-4.1, whole genome shotgun sequence and contains these coding sequences:
- the LOC116733880 gene encoding pleckstrin homology domain-containing family G member 3 isoform X1, whose protein sequence is MGYQRGIWRSLSGGGGGRAAAVVRCSCSEQKVTICFRSASDGRPLRRIESPRLSIASISSDERAPSATPSDPSDPPASGQRPLSLISTLSSGSGSSRDDYVAPPPESEASSGVDLNQNPSPEKRGRSFVHNNNNNNKASTPSRASSRRQPALPFVGATMVPDPKLKYLDRIVMEIIETERMYVRDLKIIVEDYLAHVIDESDLSNQPKLVCDLFGNIEDIYEFNSELLQDLERCDNDPVAIASCFVSKSEDFDIYTQYCTSYPESVEALTKCMNNISVAKFFRDRQASLKHSLPLGSYLLKPVQRILKYHLLLQEIAKHFGPQKEGYDVVEEALYTMTWVAWYINDMKRKHEHAVRLQEVQSLLVNWKGPDLTTYGELVLEGTFKVPRARHERTLFLFDRMLLITKRRGEHFVYKTHISSSTLLLIESAKDSLSFSVSHYKHLKQTHNVQAKTVEEKKLWAHHIKRIILENHQAAIPQKAKEAILEMDSIGPARYRYSPERLKKTATDEFPRDARQGRRQSEPTKQMLKRNKAPLEHAVSEDALAGDGRSLQGAISSSTLGSSSLGEPDGGEDEAGRLDDFLLEDEQVEDFVSSVLAAISCWQHTVQAFLSSAGTEAEKSCNAATKENGQLSEDELIGPEPTPEQSPDALPQENQLEKPEDSEPEPSAGSDPSVVPEVPQMSEDLQPDEDPEPAELPSSVTFDSDSKTLSSAESSEEEDEREAVDDESSSPSILPSSVLDKASAIAQHFNSIKRGSLAQDDARSLACLSPRLPSRTGSMLSLRSESADRPLRLNSNSSDPPEAFGGADLSLMSPRDDSLFEPDRSVRRRRDSTLSKQDQLLIGKIKSYYENAENQDASFGLRRRESLTYIPSGLVRSSVSRFDSIPRVETAQSNPPASNRPQDLDPLSTEPTETKDRLVSSQSLDSLRSDLLSGDCEEPHRFRPTHYDLSEEEFRSSSEMIKIWQAMERQISRSQSEDRESSRSRETVKPSISAGVSSLTRTKSCDPDLGNSDLSPVTEDSLPKTRTAALSRAGSQTSTSRCFGEQTVTLRATVPRVAQLRAEAGGDKPTEETEQTDEVDRAESKVRLLARRYSQRIRTSGPVVRQRSPAGPFNRKTLACVVEEKEGSGKPSLTLPLGPKVQSKSLPLSPVDPVQNPDAGAPDHAPLSPPPTEGFSWPDVRKLRSRYSSGGGRNQNRPMSRSSTIPDRMLDGGLRRHSSGSPGHLHDDGAPSGQPRGGQVAARDERSRRLHRANSLDPRLSLQQLGDLQWIRQARSPVDDGYYIAAEAPLTDDPEHKIIIVEKLPEPGNREPVEDDGYVQIRSPTSREKISIMAVIDRCRAYQESDDYRLRDDAKTAPPPPSEQDESQKTRPDSGQGGQKSIVKNLRERFQSQT
- the LOC116733880 gene encoding pleckstrin homology domain-containing family G member 3 isoform X3; this translates as MPEGSHSSPSRIPMGEESPRLSIASISSDERAPSATPSDPSDPPASGQRPLSLISTLSSGSGSSRDDYVAPPPESEASSGVDLNQNPSPEKRGRSFVHNNNNNNKASTPSRASSRRQPALPFVGATMVPDPKLKYLDRIVMEIIETERMYVRDLKIIVEDYLAHVIDESDLSNQPKLVCDLFGNIEDIYEFNSELLQDLERCDNDPVAIASCFVSKSEDFDIYTQYCTSYPESVEALTKCMNNISVAKFFRDRQASLKHSLPLGSYLLKPVQRILKYHLLLQEIAKHFGPQKEGYDVVEEALYTMTWVAWYINDMKRKHEHAVRLQEVQSLLVNWKGPDLTTYGELVLEGTFKVPRARHERTLFLFDRMLLITKRRGEHFVYKTHISSSTLLLIESAKDSLSFSVSHYKHLKQTHNVQAKTVEEKKLWAHHIKRIILENHQAAIPQKAKEAILEMDSIGPARYRYSPERLKKTATDEFPRDARQGRRQSEPTKQMLKRNKAPLEHAVSEDALAGDGRSLQGAISSSTLGSSSLGEPDGGEDEAGRLDDFLLEDEQVEDFVSSVLAAISCWQHTVQAFLSSAGTEAEKSCNAATKENGQLSEDELIGPEPTPEQSPDALPQENQLEKPEDSEPEPSAGSDPSVVPEVPQMSEDLQPDEDPEPAELPSSVTFDSDSKTLSSAESSEEEDEREAVDDESSSPSILPSSVLDKASAIAQHFNSIKRGSLAQDDARSLACLSPRLPSRTGSMLSLRSESADRPLRLNSNSSDPPEAFGGADLSLMSPRDDSLFEPDRSVRRRRDSTLSKQDQLLIGKIKSYYENAENQDASFGLRRRESLTYIPSGLVRSSVSRFDSIPRVETAQSNPPASNRPQDLDPLSTEPTETKDRLVSSQSLDSLRSDLLSGDCEEPHRFRPTHYDLSEEEFRSSSEMIKIWQAMERQISRSQSEDRESSRSRETVKPSISAGVSSLTRTKSCDPDLGNSDLSPVTEDSLPKTRTAALSRAGSQTSTSRCFGEQTVTLRATVPRVAQLRAEAGGDKPTEETEQTDEVDRAESKVRLLARRYSQRIRTSGPVVRQRSPAGPFNRKTLACVVEEKEGSGKPSLTLPLGPKVQSKSLPLSPVDPVQNPDAGAPDHAPLSPPPTEGFSWPDVRKLRSRYSSGGGRNQNRPMSRSSTIPDRMLDGGLRRHSSGSPGHLHDDGAPSGQPRGGQVAARDERSRRLHRANSLDPRLSLQQLGDLQWIRQARSPVDDGYYIAAEAPLTDDPEHKIIIVEKLPEPGNREPVEDDGYVQIRSPTSREKISIMAVIDRCRAYQESDDYRLRDDAKTAPPPPSEQDESQKTRPDSGQGGQKSIVKNLRERFQSQT
- the LOC116733880 gene encoding pleckstrin homology domain-containing family G member 3 isoform X2; the protein is MGYQRGIWRSLSGGGGGRAAAVVRCSCSEQKVTICFRSASDGRPLRRIESPRLSIASISSDERAPSATPSDPSDPPASGQRPLSLISTLSSGSGSSRDDYVAPPPESEASSGVDLNQNPSPEKRGRSFVHNNNNNNKASTPSRASSRRQPALPFVGATMVPDPKLKYLDRIVMEIIETERMYVRDLKIIVEDYLAHVIDESDLSNQPKLVCDLFGNIEDIYEFNSELLQDLERCDNDPVAIASCFVSKSEDFDIYTQYCTSYPESVEALTKCMNNISVAKFFRDRQASLKHSLPLGSYLLKPVQRILKYHLLLQEIAKHFGPQKEGYDVVEEALYTMTWVAWYINDMKRKHEHAVRLQEVQSLLVNWKGPDLTTYGELVLEGTFKVPRARHERTLFLFDRMLLITKRRGEHFVYKTHISSSTLLLIESAKDSLSFSVSHYKHLKQTHNVQAKTVEEKKLWAHHIKRIILENHQAAIPQKAKEAILEMDSIGPARYRYSPERLKKTATDEFPRDARQGRRQSEPTKQMLKRNKAPLEHAVSEDALAGDGRSLQGAISSSTLGSSSLGEPDGGEDEAGRLDDFLLEDEQEAEKSCNAATKENGQLSEDELIGPEPTPEQSPDALPQENQLEKPEDSEPEPSAGSDPSVVPEVPQMSEDLQPDEDPEPAELPSSVTFDSDSKTLSSAESSEEEDEREAVDDESSSPSILPSSVLDKASAIAQHFNSIKRGSLAQDDARSLACLSPRLPSRTGSMLSLRSESADRPLRLNSNSSDPPEAFGGADLSLMSPRDDSLFEPDRSVRRRRDSTLSKQDQLLIGKIKSYYENAENQDASFGLRRRESLTYIPSGLVRSSVSRFDSIPRVETAQSNPPASNRPQDLDPLSTEPTETKDRLVSSQSLDSLRSDLLSGDCEEPHRFRPTHYDLSEEEFRSSSEMIKIWQAMERQISRSQSEDRESSRSRETVKPSISAGVSSLTRTKSCDPDLGNSDLSPVTEDSLPKTRTAALSRAGSQTSTSRCFGEQTVTLRATVPRVAQLRAEAGGDKPTEETEQTDEVDRAESKVRLLARRYSQRIRTSGPVVRQRSPAGPFNRKTLACVVEEKEGSGKPSLTLPLGPKVQSKSLPLSPVDPVQNPDAGAPDHAPLSPPPTEGFSWPDVRKLRSRYSSGGGRNQNRPMSRSSTIPDRMLDGGLRRHSSGSPGHLHDDGAPSGQPRGGQVAARDERSRRLHRANSLDPRLSLQQLGDLQWIRQARSPVDDGYYIAAEAPLTDDPEHKIIIVEKLPEPGNREPVEDDGYVQIRSPTSREKISIMAVIDRCRAYQESDDYRLRDDAKTAPPPPSEQDESQKTRPDSGQGGQKSIVKNLRERFQSQT
- the LOC116733880 gene encoding pleckstrin homology domain-containing family G member 3 isoform X4; this encodes MGYQRGIWRSLSGGGGGRAAAVVRCSCSEQKVTICFRSASDGRPLRRIESPRLSIASISSDERAPSATPSDPSDPPASGQRPLSLISTLSSGSGSSRDDYVAPPPESEASSGVDLNQNPSPEKRGRSFVHNNNNNNKASTPSRASSRRQPALPFVGATMVPDPKLKYLDRIVMEIIETERMYVRDLKIIVEDYLAHVIDESDLSNQPKLVCDLFGNIEDIYEFNSELLQDLERCDNDPVAIASCFVSKSEDFDIYTQYCTSYPESVEALTKCMNNISVAKFFRDRQASLKHSLPLGSYLLKPVQRILKYHLLLQEIAKHFGPQKEGYDVVEEALYTMTWVAWYINDMKRKHEHAVRLQEVQSLLVNWKGPDLTTYGELVLEGTFKVPRARHERTLFLFDRMLLITKRRGEHFVYKTHISSSTLLLIESAKDSLSFSVSHYKHLKQTHNVQAKTVEEKKLWAHHIKRIILENHQAAIPQKAKEAILEMDSIGPARYRYSPERLKKTATDEFPRDARQGRRQSEPTKQMLKRNKAPLEEAEKSCNAATKENGQLSEDELIGPEPTPEQSPDALPQENQLEKPEDSEPEPSAGSDPSVVPEVPQMSEDLQPDEDPEPAELPSSVTFDSDSKTLSSAESSEEEDEREAVDDESSSPSILPSSVLDKASAIAQHFNSIKRGSLAQDDARSLACLSPRLPSRTGSMLSLRSESADRPLRLNSNSSDPPEAFGGADLSLMSPRDDSLFEPDRSVRRRRDSTLSKQDQLLIGKIKSYYENAENQDASFGLRRRESLTYIPSGLVRSSVSRFDSIPRVETAQSNPPASNRPQDLDPLSTEPTETKDRLVSSQSLDSLRSDLLSGDCEEPHRFRPTHYDLSEEEFRSSSEMIKIWQAMERQISRSQSEDRESSRSRETVKPSISAGVSSLTRTKSCDPDLGNSDLSPVTEDSLPKTRTAALSRAGSQTSTSRCFGEQTVTLRATVPRVAQLRAEAGGDKPTEETEQTDEVDRAESKVRLLARRYSQRIRTSGPVVRQRSPAGPFNRKTLACVVEEKEGSGKPSLTLPLGPKVQSKSLPLSPVDPVQNPDAGAPDHAPLSPPPTEGFSWPDVRKLRSRYSSGGGRNQNRPMSRSSTIPDRMLDGGLRRHSSGSPGHLHDDGAPSGQPRGGQVAARDERSRRLHRANSLDPRLSLQQLGDLQWIRQARSPVDDGYYIAAEAPLTDDPEHKIIIVEKLPEPGNREPVEDDGYVQIRSPTSREKISIMAVIDRCRAYQESDDYRLRDDAKTAPPPPSEQDESQKTRPDSGQGGQKSIVKNLRERFQSQT